ttttatttttcttcTAATTGATTCTAAATATTCAAATTTGACCTTTTTGTATCTTTAGTAACGACCAGTTTATGGGATACCGGCAACAAGACAGCTTTGAAATGTACAACACTTTGATTGGCGGAGTGGAAGATGAGGCGAGAGTATTACCctgtaatgtatgtattgaaaGGTTTGATGAAGTATGGATTGAATGGCAAGAGTTGTTGGGGATTTTcttggtttttttattttgttgtagtgCACAAATGGATAGGTGGATAATTTTAGTCTACAGTGTAAACATTTATAGCAAAATCATATCGGATGATAACCATCCAGGATTTTATCCTTTAATCAAAGTCCTGTATGTCAAATGGAATGAAAAGCTCTTTTGATTATTTACTCATGTGGTTTAACCATTGTAATTGATCATATTTGTATACGTCCGTAAGTCTTTCCCCTTGTTCATCCCACATACTGTAGGTGTCAGCTggtattcatttatatattccGACATTAGTATTCGTATACATGATCTAGTTGTTGTAAAGCTAGTATACCAATAATTGCGTTGTGTATATCTGTGCGGGTGTGGGTGTGTATAGATGTGATTCATTCCTTGTTGTGAATGTATATGGTTTGTTTTCATTCTGTTTCTGTCTTGAAATATGTCGTTATTTATACTGAACAAAACGATTCaatgataaacatttattatttgtaACTTAAGTTTCTTTTCTTacactttaaatattttgaaatatatctacACAACCTATCTTGTGAATCTTGATAAACATAGATAACTATGCAAATGTCCTTTTTCCTGGAACAGTTTGTCAAAAGTTACATCTCCTTGCATATTATGTCTCAATTTATAGAACTGTGTTCTTCATGGAAtacttatttttctttttaactgaatttgtttatttcaacctttttcatttcaattttgtaTAGCTCTGGTAACATATTCCCAACCCTTTCCTCCTTCATACTGTTAAGATAACATGCATTAGTTTAAGTGCTTCCTATTAAAATATCACTGATGCTTTTTGTATCTGATTTATTGTAGTATGCTGGCGAAAAAGACATGACAGGTAATGGTTCACTTTTATTTCGTAACTATTTTCGACTCTACATTATACTCTGTAAATCCTTTAGAATTGATAACAACGAACATCAAAAAGGTCGTTTCATTAGATAAcaattaacaacaaaaacatcCATGTTTTAGATAATGAGGTCCTCATGCAGAAATCAAACGTATCGAGGCTTTTGGGTGGAACTTTCATGACAGTGTGGTACTACGAATCATGTGAACAcgtatgtacatacatgtatatataaaccaaatgTACTTTGCAGTAATTGTAGTATATTGTTGTTAGGCCTTTAAACACGCAATTTCAAACTAAAGAAACCAAAGAAAAAACgcgaaaatgtataaataatatacatttatacatatacgTGTAGCAGTTATGATTAAAAATATTGCTTGTAAAAACATTTCTGTATGCGTAGTTTGacagaaatgtattttgtaaagtGGAATTGAAACCCTAACTTGCTCAttatttaacaaacaaaaaaaaacgaaaaaaaaacactttatattcatatgtgtgtgtgtgtgtgtgtgtgtgtgtgtgtgtgtgtgtgtgtgtgtgtgtgtatggggGGGGggtgaatgtgtgtgtgtgtgtgtgtgtgtgtgtgtgtgtgttatattatgATTAGATTGGAACACATTCAACCGATACATACATCTACCAAGTATAGTTCTGATTATCTAATTGAAGTTATTCAGTTTCGTGGATAATTGTGTTTTAAAGGTGGAGCTAACATTCCAGAGGTTCACAAGTGTTAGCGCACCAGTCCCTAAGCCAAAGTCCCTCCAATCGGTAAAGTATCACGCATATTTTTTCGCATATGTTTAAAACCATTTATATATGCAATAATAAATACCATGCATATGCATGCTTAAATACAAGacgtacagtgtacatatatgtatatctgtttTATATTAACTGACATGCTCAAGAAGCGTGGAAATTATTTTGATGAGGCTGATTGATTTCAGCAATAATCAAAGATCCAATCTTTGCGTCAGGAAACTAAAACTGTATCATGACATTAGAAAAAGTGATTCAAATAACtaattgtacaggtaaaatTCATGAGATTAAATACACCACAaaaaagtaataataataataaaatattacagtacatgtatatggaattatttcaatattttctcaCTGTATTTCTGTATCTGCCTTGCATCAAACATGTACGTATATATTTCTGTTGCATATTTCACATTAATTACTGTTTTTCTCTCTAGAAGTGTGAGGAAACATCAGCAATTGGACATAACAGCACACCTGAGACATCTGCAAATGGACAAAGCACTACACCTGGGACATCTGAAAATGGACATAGCAGCACATCTGAGCTATCTGCTGATATAAATAGAAGCACACCTGAGCTATCTGCAGATGATGGACCTAGCAGAGCAACTGATATATCCGCAAATGGACAGAACAGCACAAGTGATATATCCACAATTGGTCATAGCACCACACCCCAGAAATTTGCAAAAGAACATAGCAGCACACATGATACATCTGCAAATGAAAAAAGCAGCACACCTGATCTATCTGCTGATCGAAATAGAAGCACACTTGATATATCTGCAAATGAACATAGCAGCACACCTGAAACATCTGCAAATGCAAATAGCACTACACCTGGAATATCTGAAACTGGACATAGCAGCACATCTGATATACCTGCATTTGAACATAGCAGCACACCTGTTATATCTGTAAATGGACATAGCAGCACAGTTAAGACATTTGAAAATGAAGATAGCAGCACACCTGAGATATCTGAAGATGGAAAAATAGGCACGCTTGAGACATCTGCAAATGGACATAACAGCACACCTGAGATATCTGCAGATAGAAATAGAAGCAAAATGAAGACATCTGCAAATGAACATAGCAGCATACCTGAACTATCTGCCGATGGAAATAGCACCAAGACATCTGCAAATGGACATAACAGCACACCTGAGATATCTGCAGATAGAAATAGAAGCAAAATTGAGACATCTGTAAATGTACATAGCAGCATACCTGAACTATCTGCCGATGGAAATAGCACCACACTTGACAGTATTCAGTCTGCAATGAAAGATAAGTCATCTAGAGATAAAAAAGATATTATTTCTTTACCAGATAAAGAAATGTACCAGGCTA
The Pecten maximus unplaced genomic scaffold, xPecMax1.1, whole genome shotgun sequence genome window above contains:
- the LOC117318543 gene encoding cell wall protein RBR3-like, which translates into the protein MTLEKKCEETSAIGHNSTPETSANGQSTTPGTSENGHSSTSELSADINRSTPELSADDGPSRATDISANGQNSTSDISTIGHSTTPQKFAKEHSSTHDTSANEKSSTPDLSADRNRSTLDISANEHSSTPETSANANSTTPGISETGHSSTSDIPAFEHSSTPVISVNGHSSTVKTFENEDSSTPEISEDGKIGTLETSANGHNSTPEISADRNRSKMKTSANEHSSIPELSADGNSTKTSANGHNSTPEISADRNRSKIETSIKKCTRLRKR